One Hydrogenobaculum sp. 3684 genomic window, TTGTTATAACAGTACTAATAGCACCGGGTCCTGCCAAGAGGGGTATTGCTATGGGTACTATGGCTATATTTTCTTTTTGTTCAGCCTCTTCAAGTTCTTGATGGGAAGCTCTTTCTCTATGGGGCTGGCCAAATATCATATTTACAGATACAAACGATAGTATGATACCACCGCCTATTTGAAAAGCCCCAAGACCTATACCAAATATTTCAAACAAAAGATCGCCAAACAACACAAAAAATATCAAAGTAAGACCAGCGTATATGGAAGATGTTTTAACCACATAAGACAAGTCCTCTTTTGCATAGCCTTTTGTGAGGCTTACAAGCACCGGCAAAGCACCAAAGGGATTTAGGATAGCAAAAATAGATATGCTAAATTTTATTATAAAATAAATTATGTCAATTGCCTGCTTTCTGTCCATTTGAGTTTATTGTAAGCTATTATATGTAAAAATACAAGTATAAGATAGGTAAATGCCATTCTTGTATAAGTGGAAGAAAAATTTACATGTAAATGGTGTATTGGTAAATATTTTATTAAAAGCAAAGTATAGACAACATCCAACAAGAGTACTGCTAAAAACAGCTTTTTGTTCACTTTCCTCAAAAATATCGCTATCGCAAAAATGGGAAATATGTATATGTAAGGATGGTATTTTACTACAAAATCAAAAAAAACATCGGCTTTTCTAACACTTACCAAGATACTAAGTACAAGCCCCACCATACTGTATAGTATACCCATTGGGTAAAACTTGTTGGTTTTTCCTTTTAGGCTTTTAATATGAATAAAAATAAGTAAAACAGGTATCACATACAAAAGCAAAAACAGATATCCCGTATCGTAAGATGACACCTTGATGTAATTTATAACATCATGTCTTATACTCTTTGTAAAAGCCTCAAACAAGGCAAGTATTGAAAACAACATGGATATAGCCGGAATGATATATACTTTAGGTTTCATTGTTTTGTCCTTTTTTAGAAAGTAAATAATAAAACGTTGGTACATAAACCAAGCTTAAAAATGTACCTAAAAGAAGTCCACCTATAGCCACTGCCGCCAAAGGAGCAAGTCTTTCAAGTCCTATAGCCCATTCTAAGGCTATTGGTATCATACCCACTGCTGTACCAAAGGCTGTCATCAAAACAGGTCTTGTTCTTAGTCTTATACTTTCTGATATGGCTTGTTTTAAATCCATGCCCTCTTTTTGACGCTCTTGGATAAAATCTATAAGAAGTATTGAGTTTTTAACTATTATGCTTCCTAAAAGCACAAAACCCATAATAGCTGGCAATGAGCCGTGTTTATCCATTATAAGCAAAGCCCAAGCCCCACCTATTGCACCAAGGGGTATCGCAAGTATGATAGCAAGAGGGGACCTCCAAGAACCAAACACAGGCACAAGCACCAGATAAAGAAGCACTATGCCTATACCTATGGCTTTTGCCATCCTACCCATAGAATCGCTCATCATGGATATATCTCCAGTTTGTTCCATTTTTACATCTGGTGGGAGTTTTATGTGTAGTTTCTTAAATTCTCTGTCAAAACTATCCATTATATGAGTGATTGGATATGTAGATCTATAACCATAAAGATCAATGGTATACTCCATAGCTTGTCTTGTGATAACGGTGGGTTGATGACTTACTACAAAATGCCCAAAAGCTTCCAATGGTATAAATCCATCCGGTGTTTTGATAGGGTAAGTTTTAAACTTAAAAAGCTTGTCCCTATCTTGAGGATAGGATATAACCCTTATGAGATATCCAGTTTGATTTGGTATTGTGAAAACAGATGAAACCAAACCGCTAAGCCCCTGAGCTACCTGCGATGCTACGGCAAAAGGAGTAGTGTGATAAAATGCACATTTTTGCTTATCTATCTTAAAATCATATTCCAAAGCGTTCATATCCCAAGATCTCGAGTAGGATTTTAGACCTTTGGTATGGGCAAGTACTTTCATAATCTCATTACCCGCTTCGTTTAGAGCGCTCAAAGATGGGCTAAAAAGTGTTACATCGAGGTTAGCGGTTATAGAAGAAACTGCTGTAGCACCATAATCATAAACATCCGCATACTCAACATCCGGAAGCGTATGTATAAAATTTCTTATCTCATCTTCAAGTTGCCACAAAGTTTTTGTCCTTTTGAAGCGATTTATAAAATGAATAGTCATTGAAGCTTGGTAAGGCGTACCACCACCCACTGTAAAAACACCTGGCTCTGTACCTATGGCTATGGATGTGGTTTTTGTAACGTATCTGCCGTCTGATTTTAAGCTATATATGTATTTTTCTATCTTGGCGGTTTCTTCATCTACTTTGTATATAGATGTGTTTGGATAAAATGTTACTTTTGCTATAGCAATACCAGTATCCATAGGCGGCATAAGATCTCTTCCTTCTAAAGGCAAGATATCCCTCAGGCTTATGACAAAAAGAAGCACCCCCAAAATCATGAAAACCCTCATAGCTATTTTGTTGTTTATCATAAGAGCGTTCCAGCTTATATAAAAGCTCTTAAGAGGGTTCAGTATCTTTTCTACAACGTTGTTTATAAATGTCTCAAAGGGTAGTTTTTTACCTTCAGATTTTAAAAACCTAACACTAACAATAGGTATAAACGTTATAGAAACAATATAAGAAACAAGCACTGCTATTATAAGCGTTCCAGCTAAAGGTCTAAATATACGTTCAGGATAGCTTCCTACAAACAAAAGTGGCAAAAGCACTATAGATGTAGCCAAAGTCCCGGCAAACACCACAAGCATAACCTCTTTGGTACCATCGATCGCCGCTTGTATTGGGCTTTTATTAAGCTCTACATAATGCCTTTCTATATTTTCAAGTATAACTATAGCATCATCTACAAGCATGCCAAGTGCAAGGATTATAGCTGTAAGGGTAACTAAGTCAAACTCCATACCCAGTATCCACATAATACCTATGGTACCAGCGTAAACAAAAGGTATTGACATAGCAGAGATCAAGGTCATCCTAAGATCTGCTAAGAATATAAATATCACCAAAGATGTAAATATAATTGCATCTCTTAGAGCTTCAAACATGTTGTCGTTTGATAACTCTATTAGTCTTTTTTGAGAATCAGCTACTTGTATGTTTAGTTCTGGGAACTCGTTTCTTAATTTTGGCAAAAGCTTATAAACCGCATCTATAGTGGTAAGAGCAGCTCCTCCGTAAGGCCTTTGTATAGCTAAGGCTATAGCCTGATGCCCATTTGCTCTATACATGGATCTTGGGTCTTGGATAGCGTATTTGACGGTGGCGATATCTTTTAGGGCTATATTGGGTGTTATGTATATGTTTTTAATTTGATTTAAGCTCTTGGCTTCAGTTTTTAGCTTAAATACATATTGGGAGTTTTTGTTTAATATAATACCCATAGGTACATCTTTGTTGGCAAACTTAACAGCATCTATAACATCTGAAACGCTTAGATGATAAGAGGCGAGCTTTATAGGGTCTATTTCTACATCTATCTCTTTTTGATAACCCCCAAACACATCTACGTTTGACACGACACCTGTTCTAAGAAGAGAGGGTTTTAGATAGTTATCCGCTATATACCTTACGTCTGCAAGAGATAAGTTTGTACCCTTTTTAGGCCATACGCCTAATACTACCACCGGTGGGGTGTAAGAGGTGATGGGATATATGGCTGGTTCTTGGATATCTGAAGGAAGTAAGCTTCTTATCTTTGTGATAGAGTTTGCCACGTCTGTTTCTGCTTGGCCTATGCTTTTACCGTAATGAAACTCTGCAGTGACCACAGAAAGCCCATCCTGAGAAGCAGAAAACACCCTTCTTACTCCATCTATAGTATAAAGCTCTCTTTCTATCACAGAACTAACGTGATCGGCTACATATTTAGCAGAAGCACCGGGTTCTATGGTAACCACTGCCACTTGAGGCCTATTGGAAGGTGGAAACAAATCCCTTGGGAGTTCAAAATATCCAATGATCCCAAGAAAAATGGCAACTATAAGAATGGCAAAAACTGCGTGAGGCTTTTTTATATAGTAGTTTATCATTTTGAGCCCTCTGTTAGGACTTTTTGTCCTTCTTGGATGGATAGCATCTCAGATCTATTTGCTATACCAAGTCTTACATTTGGAGGTATATCTTTTGTACAAAAATACTCGTCGTTTCTTGCAATTGGTGTAAAAGCTGCCCAGTGGACCTTGTTGTTTATTATCTCAAGAGCATAATAGCCTTTTGATGTATGATTCACTGCATTTTTTGGTATAAGAGTAGCGCTACACTGGCCTTTTGTAAGCTCTGTCTTCACATACATATCTGGGATTGCACCTATGGTGTTTTGATCTAAATATAGTTTTATGCTTACCATATTGTTTTGGGCTTTTGGTATGATAGTTTCTACTGTGGCATTTTGAGTTTTTCCATTTAGTTTTATGGTTTCTACATCACCTACTTTTACATAATTTACAAAGTCTTGTGGCACATCCACATAAACCTCATATTTACCATCGGTGCCTTCCAAATCAAGGATTGGTTTTCCGGGTATAGCCAAATTCCCCTCTTTTAAATAGCGCTTTGATACCACACCATCAAAAGGAGCTACAATGGTTGTATACTTTAGATCATCTTCTAAAGCCTTTATTTGATTGCCAATGCCCATCATTGTCTGTGAGAGCCCTTCTATTTGATTTATAGTAGCCTCATATTGGGACTTTGCCTCTTGATATAGATCTTGGGATTTTTCAAAAGCCTCTTCTGATATGGCATCGTGATGATAAAGCACCGTGTCTCTTTCATATATCTTTTTTTGGTTTATATATTTGGTTTTTAAAGCTTCTAAATTCCTTTTTAAAGCCTCTTGTTGAAAAGCTATGGATGCTTGGTTATTTCTTAAAGCGTTTATATTAGAAACTATATTTGAGTCGTCTAATTTTACCAACAAATCTCCTTTTTTAACCTTTGTGCCTTCTTTAGCCACATAGAGGATATAAGCACTCACTCTCGATGCTATACTTGCCTCGTTTTTGGGTTCAAATTTACCCAAAAATGTTTCTTTATCAGCTATTGTTCCCTCTTGTGTCGTTGCCGTTTTTAATACGATGGGATATGCCTTTGCCGCTTCTTCATCTTCTATATACTCTTTCCTTTCTATAAAAGCGTAAATAGCTAAAACTATCACAAGAATAGCTATAACAATACCAACTGCTTTAGCTTTCATAACTTCTCTCCTAACACGTAATCCATATATTTTTGCATGAGATAAAGGGTATATTGATTTTTATACATATCTGCAAGTGTGTTGTAGCAGTTTGCTATCGCCAAAAGAGTATCATACATATCCCCAGCACCAGTTTTATACTTTAGTTCTTCTATCTTCATCACCTCTTCTGCGTAAGCAAGCGCTTTTTGAGAAGCTCTTAGGTTTTCTTTTGCGGAATTTAATTTTGAATAAGCATCTACCACCTCTTTTCTTATATCAAGGGCGGTTTGATCGTAGTCTTTTTTTGTATTTAGGTATTCTTTGTGAGTTGATAGTATATCAAAATACCTTTTCCCAAAATCAAATATTGGCACAGATGCCATAAGGTTATAACTCCATTGAGGCTCTTCGGCACCACCACCTATGATTTTTGAATATGTGTAGTTAAAATAAATATTTGGTAGATACGAGCTCTTAGCTAAGAAAAGCTTTCTTTTGGCAATATATTCGTTTTCTTTTGCCACTTTTAACTCATATCTGTTTTTTAGGGCTATATTTATAAGTTGTTCTAAATTTCCAAAATGTTCTTCTTTGTACTTGATAGGTTCAAAATGCCAATCTATGGATTTTAAACCTGTTAGCGTGTTTAAAGATGCTTTTACAGAGTTTATATCGTCTCTTATGGATTTTATACTGGCTTTGGTTAGAGCTAACTCATATTGGACTTTCATCAAATCCACCGGTGCAAACTTTCCAAGCTTTACTCCCAAAGACACATCTTGATAAAGCTTTTCTAAGGCTTTTAGCCTTTGCTGCTGAGCCATGAGATCTTTTTTTAGGATAATGCCGTTTATATATATAGAATAAACGTTGAAAACGATTTGCCTTTTAGTAAGTTTATAGTTGTACTTTGCTATATTGCTTGCTAAATCAGATATTTTTATATTTTCTAAAAGCTTAAAACCAGTAAACAAAGGGATTGTATAAGATAAAGACAGCGTAGTCAAATTGTAAGCGCTTGGTGGTATTGAGCTTGGTGAAAGCGGAAGCTTTGGTACAAAGGGTATGAGAAGCCTTGGAGTGTTAAATTTTGATGTATCGGCGTTTATATCTACCTCACCAAGTTTTGACACTATGGCTTTTTTGTGCTCTTGTTCTTTTATATAGACGTTGTTTTTGGCTTTTTGGATAAAGGTATTGTGCTTTAAACTAAGATCTATAGCCTCTTTTAGGCTCAAAGAAAACCCGTTTACACTTAAGATAAGACCAGATATAAAAATTTTAAGTTTCAAGTTCATACAAAAAATCTTTTACCTTTTGTTTTATGATGTCTCTAACGCTTCTAAAAACGTTTATATCGTTTGTTTTGGCTGGGTCTTCTAAACCCCAGTGAAGATGTTTAACTCCTGGTATGTTTGGGCAAGCCTCTTCACCGCATAGTGTGATATATATATCAAGGTCTTTTAGAGGTATATCTTCCAAGGCTTTTGGATATTGAGAACTTATATCTATCCCATCTTCTTTCATTACCTCTATGGCCAAAGGATGTATTTGATCTTTTGGGTTCATCCCAGCGGAGTATATGTTGTGTTTGGATTTTAAATCCTTTAAAAAATGCTTTGCATAGCCCTCTGCCATTTGGCTTCTACAAGAGTTTCCCACACATATAAAAGCTATGTTCATGATCTTGGCCCCTCCTCTATGCTACAAGATAAATCCTCTACAAGTATGCCATGCAACATATCAACATTTATAGATTCTATTATAACATCTTTTAAAAGCTCCAAAACTTGGTTTTCTTTGTTTATTGAATAATAAACCCATTTGCCTTGTTTTCTGGCTTTTAGTAAAGAAGCATCTTTTAAAATCCTAAGATGAAAAGAGATATTTGGCTGAGATATGTTAAAATGCTTCATGAAACTACATACGCATATCTCTTCTTCTTTTAGTAACACACTTATTATCTCAAGCCTTATATCATCAGAAAGCGCATAAAATATGCGCCTTAGCTCTTCTTTTGTCATTTTACTATTACTTTGGATTTTTCCATAGAAGCTTTTATATCCTCTTCTGTCACATCGCCTTTTATCTCTATGCTAAGCTTGCCGTTTTCTTTCTTAAAATCCATAAAACTAACCTTGGCTTTCATTTCATTGCTCATACACTCACATCTTCCTGCTTTGCAGTTTTCCACTATTTGCTCTACTTTGCTTGGATCCACATCTTCTACTATATCTATTTTAACACCTTCTTGGGTTTGTTTTACTTCGCTTACGTCTTTTAGCTTTTTGCCTTCCATAAACATTACCTCCTTTTAGGTTAGTATTTATTATATAAAAAATTTTTTATATATACAATGAGTTTTCTCATAGTAGTTTTATGCTTTTAATGGTAAAATATAATCACCAGGAGATGGCGTTCTCCTTTAACCGCCTCCTTCAAAAGGGGGCTGATAACGCCTACAAGCTCTGAGATATTTTAGGAGGTTTTATGAACTATCCCGCAGCGCTTGTAGGCGACATTGAAGCTTTTACAATTAATATATGGAGGGGTATATAAAGATGGAAAAAGCTATTGAAAAATCTGTAGAATATGTGATGTCTAAGCTTTGTAGCGATGGCGGGTATTCGTTTTATAGACATATATATTTGGAAGAAACAAACATTTACGATACTTACTATGCCATAAGAACGCTTATAATGTTTGGTAAAAGTATATCTGATAAAACTATCAGGTATATCCTAAACTCATTTTTAGAGGCTGATACACTTGAAAAATATTATTATTCTATTAGATGTATTGAGCTTTTAAAAGAAGATCCTAGAACATATAGAAAAGGCGTTGAGCTACACTTTGAGATATCAACCAAACAATTAGAAGATATAAACTTAGAACTTTTAAGGATACTGATGTTTAAAAGGATATCAGCATATTACGATATAGGATACTCTGAAGAAAAAACCAAGCATTTTATAAGCTCTATAGATAAATCAGATATAAAAACGGTTTCTTTAATATACGCTATAACAGGTAATTTAGAAAAAGATATAGACCCTTATTTTGACAAGGATTTAGGCATAGTGCCAATCCCTAACTTAAAATATACAAACATTTCAACTCTTTATGCAGGTTATTGGCTTTTAAAAGCTCTAAACAGAGAATTAAAGTACATTTCAAAAGCAAAAGAGTTTGTACTTATGACCCAGGACAAATACGGCGCTTTTTCAGAAACCAAAGAAGCTCTACCAGATTTAAGATCAAACTACTGCGGTATTTTCATATTGAACATATTGAACCTATGAATAAAGAAATATAGAAAGTAGAATGATGATAATAAATATTTTAGGCAAAAGACGAGTGCAAAAATTTTTGATGGGCTCAAGTGAGGCTTTATCTTATGTAAGAAAAATAAAAGGAGGAGGTTATAAATGTTAGAATCTTTAATTCAGGAGATTGGTAAAAGGTTAGAAGAAGGACTATGCGTCGAGCTTCCAGACGGTAGAGTTCTCGGTAGTGGTAATTGCAAAGTTAAAATCAAAGATAAGAATGTTATATTAAACATACTAAAAGATCCTGAAATGGGCTTTGGAGAGGCATACATGAAAGGAGCCATAGAGATAGATGGAGATATTGAGAGATTTTTAGTGGCCTCCTTTAATTATCTTGAAGAAAATAAACTAAACAAAAATTTTAGAAATAGTTTATTTAGAAATATTCTTAGATATATTGGACTTCTGAAGTTTACTGAGGAAAAGGAAGTAAGAAGTCATTACGATCTTGGCAACGACTTTTATAAGCTTTGGCTTGATGATTCTATGACATATTCTTGTGCTTTCTTTACAGATGCACATCAGAGCTTAGAGATGGCGCAAAAGGAAAAAAGGAAGATTATATATGAAAAACTGCAACTTACCGAGGGGGATAAATTGTTGGATATAGGCTGTGGTTGGGGTGCCATAATTCTTGAAGCATCAAAACTATACAACATAGAAACTGTAGGTATAACAGTTTCAAAAAACCAATACGATTATATAAAATCAAAGATAGAAAACAATGGACTAAGTAGTAGAACAAGAGTTTATCTAATGCACTATGAAGATCTACCACGTCTTGGAGAGAAGTTTAACAAAATAGTTTCGGTAGGTATGTTTGAGCATGTAGGTAAAGGAAGACATAAAGACTTCTTTAAAATAGTACACAATACTATTGAAGAAAAAGGCCTTTTTCTTCTTCACACCATAGGAAAGGGTTTACCAGAAAGCCCGAGCAAGTGGATAAGAAAATACATATTTCCCGGAGGGTATGTACCTGCACTTACCGAAATAATTGAAGCAACCAAAGGGTTAGAATTCAACCTCATAGATATAGATGATTGGAGACTCCATTATTACAAGACGCTTCAAGAGTGGAGAAAAAGATTTTATAAGCATGCCGAAGAAGTTGTGAAAAAAAATGGCGAGGAGTTCTTCCGTATGTGGGACCTTTACTTAATAGGTTCTGCGGTATCGTTCCTAACCGGTTCCAATCATCTTTTTCAAATTCTTTTTTCTAAAGGTGTACTTAATGAATACCCTGTTATAAAAAGACAATTCCTTAGCCCTATAACTGTTAATAAATAAGCTATGATTATTCATATTGAACCTATGGATAAAGGAATAAAGCAATGAAATGGTTTTGTCCTTATTGCTGGGCTGAACTAAAAGGGGATGAAAGGATATGCCCCAATTGCGGGAAAGATATCTATCATTTTACATCTCTTGATTTTGATGAAAAACTCTTATATGGCCTTGATAACCCAACACCAGAAAATAGAATGCTTGTAATAGAAGTAATAGAAAAAAGAAAAAATCAAAAAGCTGTTCCTAAGCTTTGTAGTATGCTATCAGAAGAAAGAGACACCTACGAGCTAATGGCTATCGTTAAAGCCCTTTTGTCTATATCAAACAAAGAAGCTATAGATTGTCTTAAGCATCATAACTTTGATAAAAACGTCATACTAAGAAAGTTTTTAGAAGATCATCTTAATAAATATTAGAGTTTTATAACCTCCAAAGAGTTACCAACGTCTTTATTTCTTTTAGAAGGTCCTCTAAGAAGCACTGCGTAAGTGTTTTGTAGGCTTTTATAAAGATTATCTCCAACGATGTTTTTTATATACTCTTTCCAAGCGTTTACACTGTATTTGTCGGTGGGAGGGTTTTGATCGTAAAAGCCAAAAACCCCGTAAGAGAACCCCAAATGTTTTTTCACCCTTTCATCACGTGTGATACCAAGCACCCAGACAGGGAGTTTAAACTTGCTCATACGCCTTGCTGTAGTACCGCTGGTGGTGGGTACAATCATAAGAGATGCGTTTATATGCTTTGCCATGTTAAAAGCGTTGTATGCCATTATATCTTCTAAGGTGTTTAAAGTTGATAGCTCTTGTAAAAAAGCTTTGTAAATAGGGTTTTTGTCAAACTCTTTTTCAGCGCACGCTGCTATATTTGCCAACGTAGATACCACCAAATCTGGTTGTTTTCCTATCGCAGACTCTTCAGATACCATAATGCAATCTGTTCCATCCAATATGGCGTTGGCAACATCTGAGGCTTCTGCCCTTGTGGGTCTTGGGCTTTCTACCATAGATTCAAGCATCTGGGTAGCTGTTATTACAGGTTTTCCAGCTAAGTTGGCTTTTTTGATGATATGTTTTTGGGTCATAGCTATACATTCTATAGGGGTTTCTATGCCAAGATCCCCTCTTGCCACCATGATACCATCTGAGGCTTCTAAAATCTCATCTATATTTTTTAAAGCCTGTGGTCTTTCTATTTTAGCTATTATAAAAGGATGATAATCTATGGTGTTGCAATACTCTTTTGCATCTATTACATCTGATTGATCTTTTACAAAGGATACGCTTATAGCATCCATATCTATCTTTTTAGCAAAATCAATGCATCTTTTTTCATAATCACCGATGGCTTTTACCGGAAGGTCTACATTTGGTAAATTTACACCTTTGTGAGAAGAGATCTTACCAGCACTTAGGCTAACAGCGTACACCTTATCATCTTCTACTTTCTCCACCATTAGCTCTACGAAACCATCGTTCATGTATATACTATCACCTGCTTTCACATACTTACTAAAATCCTTAAAATTTATTGGTATTACTCCTTCTTGGGGCTTTTCTGATAAGATGAGAATATCTCCTTTCTTAATCTCCATCGGTTTGATATCCCCTATTCTTATCTTTGGTCCCGGTAAATCTCCCATTATCGTTACATCTTTGCCTACTATTTTTGAGGCTTTTCTTATATTTTCTACAACGCTTTTGTGCTCTTCAAAACTCCCATGAGCAAAGTTTATCCTTGCAATGTTCATTCCATTTTCTATCATCTTTGTAAGAGTTTCAATCTCTTGTGAAGCTGGTCCTATGGTACATACGATCTTTGTTTTACTTTTTGAAAACTCTATCATCTTACCCCCTCCTATTATAATTTTAAGCTAGGCTTTTGTAAGCGGGAGAATCTTCTCTTGTTTTTACTTGGGATTTGTATATAGAATAATCTCCAGAGACCAGGTAAGCTACCGCCACCGCCAACATACAAGCTGGTAAAAGCTGATAACTACCAGTCATCTCTACAACCATAAGAGTCACTGCCACAGGAGCCTTACCAGCAGCGCCAAACAAAGCCAACATACCAACTATTACAAAACCACCTATATGACTTGTATTCACCAAAGACGGAAAAAGCTGATGGTAAACAATACCAAGCCCCGCTCCTAAAAATCCACCTATAAAAAGCCCCGGTGCAAACACACCCCCAGAAGCTCCAGAACCTACCGTCAAAGATGTGGCTATTATTTTTATAAAAGCCAACAAAACAAAGAATATAAAAAGAGGAATACCGTATGTATTAAACATACTAAACTTGGTATCTATAGCACCCTGAAGCCAACCGTAACCAGTTCCTAAAACCTCCGGGAAAGCCATACCTATAATACCTGTTAAAAACATACCTATGACAGGTTTTAAATATATGTTTGTTTTTAGGCTTTTAAAAAGATTATCTTTAAAATAATAAAATGTTCTTGCATATATGCGCCCAACGATTCCGCACACGATACCTAAGATTATATAAAGGGGCAATCTTAGAGGGTTAAAATTTTGTAGATAATACCCAAACACAGGCACAAAACCAACGATACTCCCAAATATAGAATATCCTACAGCAGAAGCCACAAGCCCAGGAAATATGATATCGGCTTGTAAATCAGATTTATAAAGGATTTCAGCTCCTAAGATAGCACCACCTATGGGAGCTTTAAAGATAGTACCTATACCTGCTCCTATACCCACGGCCAACATCCTTTCCCTATCTTTTTCGCTGAGCCCCAAAAGTCTTGCAAGCCAAGAGCCTATCCCTGCAGATATGAGCGCCGTAGGACCTTCTCTTCCAGCAGAACCCCCAGATCCTATAGTAATAGCAGAAGCTATGGTCTTTATAAAAATTACCCTATCTCTTATAAAACCTTTTTTGTTGTGATAGGCATCTATTGCTGCATCGGTACCATGTCCCTCAGCCTCCGGAGCCCACTTAAACACTATGAATCCAGCTATAAAACCACCAAAAGCTATTACAATGGGTAATAGATAAACCAATCCTGGCTTAAAAATAAGGTTGTTTGTTTCCTCACCAGTGGGAGATGGTATATGATAATGAAGGATTTTGTTAAAAAATATAAACTCACAAAGCTTTAAACTATAATAAAAGAAAAGAGCACCAAGTCCAGATATAACACCGTTTATTAGTCCAAGTATAAACCACTTTAAAAAATAATCTTGCCTTGATATAAAACTACCTATCTTGTGGAATATATTATCCATACACTACCTCACAATCTGATATAACAATATGAATATTTTTGTCTTTTAGTCTGTCTACAAGAGTGTTTATTTTTTCATCTTCATCTACTATCTCCATCTTCATACCCGGATTGTAAGATTCTACCTCTATATACTCGTTTGAAACCCGCCCAGAAGGCCCATAAGAATAAATTGACTCGTATATAGTGGCGCCTTTTATACCAATTTCTTCTAAAAGCCCATAGATATAATTTTTTACATTTTTATGCCCTATTTTATCTTGCTCTTTGTAGTATATTCTTAGCTTCTTCATCTTACTATCTCCACCTCTTCAAGGGTTATAAGACCTGTGTTTAGCTCTTGAAGTATATTTTTTAATACAGGTAATATTTTTTCTATATTCTCTTTTGTGTCTATGATTTCAATGGCTACTGGTTCATTCTTTTCAAATAAACCATGATGATGTATTTTATGGGATTTACCATAACCCTCTATAGCTCTAAACACCGTTGCACCGTGAATACCGTTTTCCATACAAACATGCTCTATGCTACTACACAAAGATTTACCCTTATACTTTATCCCATGCTCTATAAGTATTTGAAGAAGATACCCTTTCATAACAAACCTCCCAAAAATCTACCAAGAGCCACAAATAAAAACCCAATTACGTTTGTGCCCACTATGTAATAAAAAGCTTTGAGATAATCTGCATTGTTTATAAGACCTATGCCTTCTAATGTAAATGTAGAAAATGTCGTATATCCACCAAGAAAGCCTGTTATAAGAAGAAGTCTTATGTTTGGAGG contains:
- a CDS encoding chloride channel protein produces the protein MDNIFHKIGSFISRQDYFLKWFILGLINGVISGLGALFFYYSLKLCEFIFFNKILHYHIPSPTGEETNNLIFKPGLVYLLPIVIAFGGFIAGFIVFKWAPEAEGHGTDAAIDAYHNKKGFIRDRVIFIKTIASAITIGSGGSAGREGPTALISAGIGSWLARLLGLSEKDRERMLAVGIGAGIGTIFKAPIGGAILGAEILYKSDLQADIIFPGLVASAVGYSIFGSIVGFVPVFGYYLQNFNPLRLPLYIILGIVCGIVGRIYARTFYYFKDNLFKSLKTNIYLKPVIGMFLTGIIGMAFPEVLGTGYGWLQGAIDTKFSMFNTYGIPLFIFFVLLAFIKIIATSLTVGSGASGGVFAPGLFIGGFLGAGLGIVYHQLFPSLVNTSHIGGFVIVGMLALFGAAGKAPVAVTLMVVEMTGSYQLLPACMLAVAVAYLVSGDYSIYKSQVKTREDSPAYKSLA
- a CDS encoding DUF190 domain-containing protein, with translation MKKLRIYYKEQDKIGHKNVKNYIYGLLEEIGIKGATIYESIYSYGPSGRVSNEYIEVESYNPGMKMEIVDEDEKINTLVDRLKDKNIHIVISDCEVVYG
- a CDS encoding DUF190 domain-containing protein yields the protein MKGYLLQILIEHGIKYKGKSLCSSIEHVCMENGIHGATVFRAIEGYGKSHKIHHHGLFEKNEPVAIEIIDTKENIEKILPVLKNILQELNTGLITLEEVEIVR
- the crcB gene encoding fluoride efflux transporter CrcB, coding for MNYLVVLLGGGVGALTRYLVSIFIQKFVPNFPLGTMVINTTGAFLIGFLSIYLTEVIDAPPNIRLLLITGFLGGYTTFSTFTLEGIGLINNADYLKAFYYIVGTNVIGFLFVALGRFLGGLL